One Methanosphaera sp. WGK6 DNA window includes the following coding sequences:
- a CDS encoding ABC transporter ATP-binding protein yields MTNTLSQLLKYSGKKKYLTILGCTLSGISAILTLTPIIYISTIITILLTQTNPPTQELYSNAITALILMITGMIIYFIGLMCTHYSAFENEKNMKDALVKHVLNLPLGYFDTHTSGYLRKNIELSSSQTEALLAHLLPDAIGAIITTITFIVFIFYFNWKLGIICIIPIIISLIALARMFTNNSAEFMTKYHECLENMNSESIEYLRGIPVTKTFQQSIYSFKNFYNSITMYGTFVKKYTFSMQIPMTEYTLATNGFFILLIPVAIIFMTNPVDMTLIANLIFYIMLTPITGVMIMRIMTISEAYMLAKQALTKIDEITTQKTLPQPINPKTTDKHNITLDNVTFKYKGNHENTLENINLEIKEKETIALVGPSGGGKTTLAQLIPRFYDTSNGSIKIGNINIKDLSQEDLNNKIAFVFQNHQLLQDTIYNNITMNKKTSKDKIIEIIEKAKCTEIIEKLPNGLDTIIEKDGLYLSGGEKQRIILARALLKDAPIIILDEATAFTDPENEVEIQEALEEITQNKTVLIIAHRLSTIRNVDRIIVIDEGHIKEEGTHEELLEKEGLYNTMWQEYNKSVEWKINNKGDITC; encoded by the coding sequence ATGACAAACACATTAAGTCAACTACTAAAATATTCAGGAAAAAAGAAATACCTAACAATACTAGGCTGCACATTATCAGGAATATCAGCAATACTCACACTAACACCAATCATATACATATCAACAATTATAACAATACTATTAACACAAACTAATCCACCAACACAAGAACTATACTCTAATGCAATAACAGCACTAATACTCATGATAACTGGAATGATTATATACTTCATAGGATTAATGTGCACACACTACTCAGCATTTGAAAATGAGAAAAACATGAAAGACGCTCTAGTAAAACACGTGCTAAACCTACCACTAGGCTACTTTGACACCCATACAAGTGGATATCTACGAAAAAACATAGAACTAAGCTCATCACAAACAGAAGCACTACTAGCACACCTACTACCAGACGCTATAGGTGCAATAATTACAACAATAACATTCATAGTATTCATATTCTACTTTAACTGGAAACTTGGAATCATATGCATAATACCAATAATAATAAGTCTAATAGCACTAGCACGTATGTTTACAAACAACTCTGCAGAATTCATGACAAAATACCATGAATGCCTAGAAAACATGAACAGTGAATCAATAGAATACCTTAGAGGAATACCAGTAACCAAAACATTTCAACAATCAATATACTCATTTAAAAACTTCTATAACTCAATAACAATGTATGGAACATTCGTAAAAAAATACACATTCAGCATGCAAATACCAATGACAGAATACACTCTTGCAACAAATGGATTTTTCATACTACTAATACCCGTAGCAATAATATTTATGACAAACCCCGTAGATATGACACTAATAGCCAATCTCATATTTTATATAATGCTCACACCAATAACAGGTGTGATGATAATGAGAATAATGACAATATCCGAGGCATATATGCTAGCAAAACAAGCACTAACTAAAATAGATGAAATAACAACACAAAAAACACTACCACAACCAATAAATCCAAAAACAACAGATAAACATAACATAACACTAGATAATGTAACATTCAAGTATAAAGGAAATCATGAAAACACACTAGAAAATATTAACCTAGAAATAAAAGAAAAAGAAACAATAGCATTAGTAGGACCATCAGGTGGAGGAAAAACAACACTAGCACAACTAATACCCCGATTTTATGATACAAGTAACGGTTCAATCAAAATAGGCAATATAAACATAAAAGACTTATCCCAAGAAGACCTAAACAATAAGATAGCATTTGTATTCCAAAACCACCAACTACTACAAGACACAATATACAACAACATAACAATGAACAAAAAAACAAGCAAAGACAAAATAATAGAAATAATAGAAAAAGCCAAATGCACAGAAATAATAGAAAAACTACCCAATGGCCTAGATACAATAATAGAAAAAGACGGATTATATCTATCAGGAGGCGAAAAACAACGAATAATACTAGCACGAGCACTACTTAAAGATGCACCAATAATCATACTAGATGAAGCAACAGCATTCACAGACCCAGAAAACGAAGTAGAAATACAAGAAGCACTAGAAGAAATAACACAAAACAAAACAGTACTAATAATAGCACACAGACTATCCACAATAAGAAATGTTGATCGTATAATAGTAATAGATGAAGGACATATAAAAGAAGAGGGAACACACGAAGAACTACTAGAAAAAGAAGGACTATACAATACAATGTGGCAAGAATACAATAAATCAGTAGAATGGAAAATAAACAACAAAGGTGATATAACATGCTAA
- a CDS encoding ABC transporter ATP-binding protein: protein MLTNYLSEKFLLTKTSTKNLIKGILWSLLHDMTLIIPMILYMTLLYLLIQQHITPTLHIYIIPIIVVSILITYTYYKQYYYVYNTTYDSSIERRITLAENIRLLPLSFFEKKDLSDLSATIMNDCTDLEHVFSHAIPQLSGSIILIILITIGMLIYNPILTISLLWVVPVSFAGLYLSKKIQEKNGTKVVKASRKVSNTIQDGLDSIREIQSYNYTQTYYQKIRKETQELKNTHIKTELVSGSFVTLSQMILKLGVITLLITAISLYTRNEVNIYTLIIFVIAATNIFSPLEIALTFVAEIFLADTKISRMKEIEEQIEPIKKETYHLDNYEIKFHNVNFAYDNKQVLKNITFTAKQNQITALIGPSGSGKSTISKLAAKLLSPTSGVITLGKTDINTINTEKILENYSIVFQDVILFNNTIKENIRIGRKDASDEEIYQAAHDANCIEFIEKLPEGYETNIGENGVLLSGGERQRIAIARALLKDAPIVILDEATSSLDVENETKIQEALNKLLKNKTVIIIAHRMRTIQNADKLVVIDKGQIIEEGNPRELYAKNGLFTRMVDIQAKTNTWTIK from the coding sequence ATGCTAACCAACTACCTATCAGAGAAATTCCTACTAACAAAAACATCAACTAAAAACCTGATAAAAGGAATACTATGGAGTCTGCTACATGACATGACACTAATAATACCAATGATACTATACATGACACTACTATACCTACTAATACAACAACATATAACACCAACACTACACATATACATCATACCCATAATAGTAGTATCAATACTTATCACATACACATACTACAAACAATACTACTATGTATACAACACAACATATGACTCAAGTATAGAACGAAGAATAACATTAGCCGAAAACATACGACTACTACCACTATCATTCTTTGAAAAAAAAGACCTATCAGATCTTAGTGCAACAATAATGAATGACTGCACAGACCTAGAACACGTATTCTCACATGCAATACCACAACTAAGTGGATCAATAATATTAATAATACTAATAACCATAGGAATGCTCATATACAACCCAATACTAACAATATCACTACTATGGGTAGTACCAGTATCATTTGCAGGACTATACTTGTCTAAGAAAATACAAGAAAAAAATGGGACAAAAGTAGTTAAAGCCTCAAGAAAAGTATCCAATACAATACAAGATGGACTAGACTCTATAAGAGAAATACAATCATATAACTACACACAAACATACTACCAGAAAATAAGAAAAGAAACACAAGAACTAAAAAACACCCACATAAAAACAGAACTAGTAAGTGGAAGCTTTGTAACACTAAGCCAGATGATACTAAAACTAGGTGTAATAACACTACTAATAACTGCAATAAGCCTATACACCAGAAATGAAGTAAACATATACACACTAATAATATTTGTAATTGCTGCAACAAACATATTTTCACCACTAGAAATAGCACTTACCTTCGTAGCAGAAATATTCCTAGCAGACACCAAAATAAGTAGAATGAAAGAAATAGAAGAACAAATAGAACCCATAAAAAAAGAAACATACCACCTAGATAACTATGAAATAAAATTCCACAACGTAAACTTCGCATATGATAACAAACAAGTACTCAAAAACATAACATTCACAGCAAAACAAAACCAGATAACAGCACTCATTGGACCATCAGGAAGTGGAAAATCAACAATAAGTAAACTAGCAGCAAAGCTCCTAAGTCCAACAAGTGGAGTTATAACCCTTGGAAAAACAGATATAAACACTATAAACACCGAGAAAATACTGGAAAACTACAGCATAGTATTCCAGGACGTAATACTATTTAACAACACAATAAAAGAAAACATACGTATTGGTCGAAAAGATGCAAGTGATGAAGAAATATACCAGGCAGCACATGATGCTAACTGCATAGAATTCATAGAAAAACTACCCGAAGGCTATGAAACAAATATTGGAGAAAACGGTGTACTACTCTCAGGAGGTGAAAGACAAAGAATAGCAATAGCCAGAGCACTACTTAAAGATGCACCAATAGTCATACTAGATGAAGCAACAAGTTCACTTGACGTTGAAAATGAAACAAAAATACAAGAAGCATTAAACAAACTCCTAAAAAACAAGACAGTAATCATCATAGCACACCGTATGAGAACAATACAAAATGCAGATAAACTAGTAGTAATAGATAAAGGACAAATCATAGAAGAAGGAAATCCCAGAGAATTATACGCCAAAAATGGACTATTTACACGTATGGTAGATATACAAGCTAAGACAAATACATGGACAATAAAATAA
- a CDS encoding flavodoxin family protein, with protein sequence MKFYAVNGSPRGKNTSELISKTIDGLKDELVKNGVDTSSIEIEEVDLYKINFKGCMSCFSCKLIDGPFYGTCPINDDLKELLEDIWNADGLVIGSPIYFGHITGETQSFIERLLFPKMVYGGENLLKKNIPTGLIITMNVQKEMSDELYENSFKLLENYLKNIIGDVYRTTVYDTYQFDDYSKYENYLFDPEAKAKQHAEEYPKDLEAAYEMGQKIAVHVLKQ encoded by the coding sequence ATGAAATTTTATGCAGTAAATGGAAGTCCACGTGGGAAAAATACTAGTGAACTTATAAGTAAAACAATAGATGGACTAAAAGATGAACTCGTAAAAAATGGTGTAGATACTAGTTCTATTGAAATTGAAGAAGTAGATTTATATAAGATTAATTTTAAAGGTTGTATGTCTTGTTTTAGTTGTAAATTGATTGATGGACCATTTTATGGAACATGTCCTATAAATGATGATCTTAAAGAATTACTTGAAGATATATGGAATGCTGATGGTCTAGTAATTGGAAGTCCTATATATTTTGGACATATTACTGGTGAAACGCAAAGTTTTATTGAAAGACTACTTTTCCCAAAAATGGTGTATGGTGGAGAAAATCTACTTAAAAAGAATATACCTACAGGATTAATTATTACTATGAATGTTCAAAAAGAAATGTCTGATGAACTATATGAAAATAGTTTTAAATTATTAGAAAATTATTTAAAAAATATTATTGGTGATGTTTATAGAACTACTGTTTATGATACATACCAATTTGATGATTATTCTAAGTATGAAAACTATCTATTTGATCCTGAAGCTAAGGCAAAACAACATGCTGAAGAATATCCTAAGGATTTAGAAGCTGCCTATGAAATGGGTCAAAAAATAGCAGTACATGTATTGAAACAATGA
- a CDS encoding phage integrase N-terminal SAM-like domain-containing protein, with the protein MYNNKLFIQFCRERNIKQGTAKCYCSSIENYTSFHDMTIDKLVDEAIIDEENNILLKNRRIKKHLLDYRNYMLDSSLSPNTIKTYFSKLKTFYLHFDIELPSLHDVKFDKYMKQIILDLPNHEHISRALEMVPLSFKALILFISSSGTAKAETLSLTVDDFIKAKQEYHTKTTLNETLDELEERNDIIPTI; encoded by the coding sequence ATGTATAATAATAAACTTTTTATTCAATTTTGTAGAGAACGTAATATTAAACAAGGTACTGCTAAGTGTTATTGTTCATCAATAGAAAATTATACTTCTTTTCATGACATGACTATTGATAAATTGGTTGATGAAGCAATCATTGATGAAGAAAATAATATCTTACTAAAGAATAGGCGAATAAAGAAACATTTACTTGATTATCGTAATTATATGTTAGATAGTAGTCTTTCACCAAACACTATTAAAACTTATTTTTCTAAATTAAAAACTTTTTATTTACATTTTGACATAGAACTACCCTCTCTACATGATGTTAAATTTGATAAATATATGAAACAAATTATTTTAGATCTTCCTAATCATGAACATATCTCAAGAGCTCTTGAAATGGTTCCTTTATCATTTAAAGCATTAATTCTTTTTATCTCAAGCAGTGGAACTGCAAAAGCAGAAACATTATCATTAACTGTGGATGATTTTATTAAAGCAAAACAAGAATATCATACAAAAACAACATTAAATGAAACACTTGATGAATTAGAAGAAAGAAATGATATAATACCTACAATATAG